A section of the Salvelinus alpinus chromosome 36, SLU_Salpinus.1, whole genome shotgun sequence genome encodes:
- the LOC139564752 gene encoding guanylyl cyclase C-like — MLNSIFFLCVGVLFVALVESRMLDKCMKSKPKYTMNVVLLEDQTSDWSLRLVKVAVLQAIEADRQLNIAAGLNTKLTANFNGFNTTLYKRRGCGSSTCEGVEILKSLHTKGEVGCAMLGPSCTFATFFMVDVEIGLTLTIPIISAGSFGLSCDYKANLSRLLPPARKISNFFVHFWNFTRNGLKMLWERAYVYKKADQTEDCFWYINALEAPSVQFAMSISREMLRSKKELKKAIQSENRHSNVFILCGTPDDITTIKNETTIPPEIVFILIDIYNHGYHINMTANPSMDNVLVLTLPERHYNNTVDHNSMELNDYVAGYHDGVLLFGHVLRQRLTSELRGRATQPTATELSDVNPFRNVSFQGMGGHYVLDENGDRDVNFSVIYTSTIDKQYKTLFVFDTSINETRVEDSTPSLPWPGSQLPDDKPINPNDLKTEDIIVIVLSVSVVVVTAIALIFYRQNMKERQNQKRWSHISQDLIGPLDGKELSLVSLKIDEDNRKDSCYQIHRARYDKKPVILKELQHTDGNFSEIQRIELNTLLRIDYYNLTKFYGTVKFEYGLFGVFEYCERGSLRYVLNDTISYPEKTFMDLEFKISVMYDIAKGMSYLHSSNIEVHGRLKSSNCVVDNRMVVKITDFGCNTILNPCKDLWTAPEHLRKQGISQKGDVYSFAIIAQEIILRKNPFFTQACSDIAEKLYMVQYPCQTGFFRPDLNFETAAENEAELYMLIKNCWEEDPERRPDFKKIEGSLGKIFSNLHNQANESYMDNLIRRLQMYSRNLEHLVEERTSLYKAERDRADRLNFLLLPAPVVRSLKETGSVEPELFDEVTVYFSDIVGFTTLCQYSTPMEVVDMLNDIYKNFDRILDHHDVYKVETIGDAYMVASGLPRRNGNRHAVDIAHMALDILAFVGTFQLQHLPGIPLWIRIGVHSGPCAAGVVGNKMPRYCLFGDTVNTASRMESAGLPLRIHVSQPTINILQRTDCKFEYEQRGETFLKGKGNEMTYWLTGVTGTEYNLPTPPTAENFQRLQQDLSEMIVSSLENRGPGTNGMEKRKTLSTRVRRRETNGSQEDGLPEYLHLAITDIPSTYL; from the exons ATGCTGAATTCAATTTTTTTTCTGTGCGTGGGAGTCTTATTTGTGGCACTTGTTGAGAGTCGAATGCTGGACAAATGCATGAAATCAAAACCCAAATACACAATGAACGTTGTACTTTTGGAGGATCAAACTTCAGACTGGAGCCTTAGGCTTGTAAAGGTTGCAGTGTTGCAAGCAATTGAAGCGGACCGGCAACTGAACATTGCAGCAG GTTTGAACACCAAATTAACGGCTAATTTCAATGGGTTCAACACCACGCTGTACAAACGAAGAGGCTGTGGGAGCAGCACCTGTGAGGGAGTGGAGATACTCAAGTCCCTGCAT ACTAAAGGTGAGGTGGGATGTGCCATGCTGGGACCCTCCTGTACATTTGCCACTTTCTTTATGGTGGA CGTGGAGATAGGCCTGACCCTGACTATCCCCATCATCTCCGCCGGGAGCTTCGGTCTGTCCTGTGACTACAAGGCCAACCTGTCCCGCCTGCTGCCCCCGGCACGCAAGATCTCCAACTTCTTTGTCCACTTCTGGAACTTCACCAGAAATGGTCTGAAGATGCTCTGGGAGAGGGCTTATGTCTACAAGAAGGCAGACCAAACTGAAGACTGTTTTTG GTACATCAATGCTCTGGAGGCACCTTCGGTCCAGTTTGCTATGTCAATCTCAAGAGAGATGCTACGCAGCAAGAAAGAGCTAAAGAAAGCTATTCAGTCTGAAAACAGACACAGCAACG TATTCATCCTCTGTGGAACCCCAGATGACATCACCACTATAAAGAACGAAACAACGATTCCCCCAGAAATTGTCTTCATCCTCATCGATATCTATAA CCATGGGTATCACATTAACATGACTGCCAACCCAAGCATGGACAATGTTCTGGTGCTCACCTTGCCTGAGAGACATTACAACAACACAGTAGATCACAACAGCATG GAGTTAAATGACTATGTGGCGGGGTACCATGACGGCGTGTTGCTCTTTGGCCATGTGCTGAGGCAGAggttgaccagtgagctgagaggcAGAGCAACACAGCCAACCGCCACAGAGCTCTCCGATGTAAACCCCTTCAGGAATGTCTCTTTTCAAG GTATGGGGGGACACTACGTGCTGGATGAGAATGGGGACAGGGACGTGAACTTCTCTGTGATTTACACATCCACCATCGATAAACAG TACAAAACCCTGTTTGTGTTTGATACGTCCATAAATGAGACCAGAGTGGAGGACAGCACCCCCTCACTGCCCTGGCCCGGGTCTCAACTCCCAGATGACAAGCCAATCAACCCTAACG ATCTGAAGACAGAGGATATCATTGTGATCGTCCTGAGTGTCAGTGTTGTGGTGGTGACTGCCATCGCTCTGATCTTCTACAG GCAGAACATGAAGGAACGTCAAAACCAAAAGAGGTGGTCCCACATCAGCCAAGACCTGATTGGTCCGCTGGATGGGAAAGAGTTAAGCCTGGTCTCACTGAAG ATCGATGAAGACAACAGGAAGGACAGCTGTTACCAGATTCACAGGGCTCGCTATGACAAAAAG CCCGTgatcctgaaggagctgcaacacACAGATGGCAACTTCAGTGAGATCCAGAGGATTGAGCTCAACACT ctcctgcGTATTGACTACTACAACCTGACCAAGTTCTATGGCACGGTGAAGTTTGAGTATGGCCTGTTTGGAGTGTTTGAATACTGTGAGAGGGGATCCCTGAGG TATGTCCTTAATGACACAATCTCCTATCCTGAAAAGACCTTCATGGACTTGGAATTCAAGATTTCAGTCATGTATGACATAGCTAAG GGCATGTCCTACCTCCACTCCAGCAACATTGAGGTCCATGGCCGACTGAAGTCCTCAAACTGTGTGGTGGACAACCGCATGGTGGTCAAAATCACAGACTTTGGCTGCAACACCATCCTCAACCCCTGCAAAG ACTTGTGGACGGCTCCAGAACACCTCCGGAAGCAGGGGATCTCCCAGAAGGGGGACGTCTACAGCTTTGCCATCATCGCTCAGGAGATCATACTGAGGAAGAACCCCTTCTTCACCCAGGCCTGCTCCGACATCGCAG AGAAGCTGTACATGGTGCAGTACCCATGTCAAACTGGCTTCTTCAGGCCAGATCTGAACTTTGAGACAGCAGCAGAAAACGAGGCGGAG CTTTACATGCTGATAAAGAACTGCTGGGAAGAGGACCCGGAGAGGAGGCCAGACTTCAAGAAAATAGAGGGATCTCTGGGTAAGATATTCAG CAACCTGCACAACCAGGCTAATGAGAGCTACATGGACAACCTGATCCGTCGGCTGCAGATGTACTCCAGGAACCTGGAGCACCTGGTGGAGGAGAGAACCTCTCTGTACAAGGCTGAGAGGGACAGGGCTGACAGACTCAACTTCCTGCTCCTGCCAGC CCCAGTGGTGCGTTCCCTGAAGGAGACGGGCAGTGTGGAGCCAGAGCTGTTTGATGAGGTGACGGTCTACTTCAGCGACATCGTGGGCTTCACCACCCTGTGCCAGTACAGCACGCCCATGGAGGTGGTGGACATGCTCAACGACATCTACAAGAACTTTGACAGGATCCTGGACCACCATGATGTATACAAG GTGGAGACGATCGGTGATGCGTACATGGTGGCGTCAGGGTTGCCGCGGCGCAATGGCAACCGGCACGCAGTGGACATCGCCCACATGGCCCTGGACATCCTAGCTTTCGTAGGGACCTTCCAGCTCCAACACCTACCGGGCATACCCCTGTGGATCCGCATCGGGGTGCACTCAG GGCCGTGTGCGGCGGGTGTGGTGGGGAACAAGATGCCACGTTACTGTCTGTTTGGAGACACAGTCAACACTGCCTCACGCATGGAGTCCGCAGGCCTGC CACTAAGAATCCATGTCAGCCAGCCCACCATAAACATCCTCCAACGGACAGACTGCAAGTTTGAGtatgagcagagaggagagacctTTCTGAAG GGTAAAGGCAATGAGATGACATACTGGTTAACAGGGGTGACGGGGACAGAATACAACCTGCCAACGCCCCCGACAGC GGAGAACTTCCAGAGGCTACAGCAGGATCTGTCTGAGATGATCGTGTCCAGCCTGGAGAACAGAGGGCCGGGGACCAACGGCATGGAGAAGAGGAAGACCCTCTCCACCAGAGTCAGGAGGAGGGAGACCAATGGGAGCCAGGAGGACGGCCTGCCAGAGTACCTACACCTGGCCATCACAGACATTcccagcacctacctgtag
- the LOC139565293 gene encoding phosphomannomutase 1-like isoform X4 has product MDESNGSSKRTILCLFDVDGTLTPPREKIDPKLDEFFQSLRRKVKIGIVGGSDYSKIAEQLGEGDEVIQKFDYVFAENGTVQYKDGKLLSKQAIQNQIGEELLQDLINFCLSYMGLIKLPKKRGTFIEFRNGMLNISPIGRSCTLEERIEFSEIDKREKIREKFVAALQEEFAGKGLRFTRGGLISFDVFPEGWDKRLCLDVLEGEGLDAIYFFGNETSSGGNDYEIFNDPRTIGFTVYSPEDTARHCREIFFKAPTNES; this is encoded by the exons ATGGATGAATCAAATGGTTCTTCAAAAAGGACTATTCTGTGTTTATTTGACGTGGACGGCACTCTTACCCCACCGAGAGAG AAAATTGACCCTAAGCTGGATGAGTTTTTCCAGTCTCTGCGCAGGAAAGTGAAGATCGGCATAGTGGGTGGATCAGACTACTCAAAGATCGCAGAACAGCTGGGGGAGGGAGATGAAG TGATACAGAAGTTTGACTATGTGTTTGCTGAGAATGGCACGGTGCAGTACAAAGATGGGAAGCTCCTTTCCAAACAG GCCATCCAGAACCAGATAGGAGAGGAACTACTGCAGGACCTCATTAACTTCTGTCTCAGTTACATGGGGCTGATCAAGCTGCCCAAGAAAAG GGGCACCTTTATCGAATTCCGCAACGGAATGCTGAACATCTCCCCCATTGGCCGGAGCTGCACACTTGAGGAGCGAATCGAATTCTCTGAAATTGACAAG agagagaaaatccGGGAGAAGTTTGTTGCGGCCCTGCAGGAGGAGTTTGCTGGGAAGGGTCTACGATTTACTAGAG GTGGTCTCATCAGTTTTGACGTGTTCCCTGAAGGCTGGGACAAGAGGCTCTGTCTGGACGTGCTGGAGGGGGAGGGCCTGGACGCTATCTACTTCTTTGGCAACGAGACATCGTCT GGGGGAAACGACTATGAGATCTTCAACGACCCGCGCACCATTGGTTTTACAGTATACTCACCAGAGGACACAGCCAGGCACTGTCGAGAGATTTTCTTCAAAGCTCCCACCAATGAGTCGTGA
- the LOC139565293 gene encoding phosphomannomutase 1-like isoform X1, whose product MDESNGSSKRTILCLFDVDGTLTPPREKIDPKLDEFFQSLRRKVKIGIVGGSDYSKIAEQLGEGDEVIQKFDYVFAENGTVQYKDGKLLSKQVGVTEAIQNQIGEELLQDLINFCLSYMGLIKLPKKRGTFIEFRNGMLNISPIGRSCTLEERIEFSEIDKVVSSVLTCSLKAGTRGSVWTCWRGRAWTLSTSLATRHRLGETTMRSSTTRAPLVLQYTHQRTQPGTVERFSSKLPPMSRDKSCSRHSHSQLPLGSPCCCGQLLRAPEGEEVEMGGKPLQICNQCIVVI is encoded by the exons ATGGATGAATCAAATGGTTCTTCAAAAAGGACTATTCTGTGTTTATTTGACGTGGACGGCACTCTTACCCCACCGAGAGAG AAAATTGACCCTAAGCTGGATGAGTTTTTCCAGTCTCTGCGCAGGAAAGTGAAGATCGGCATAGTGGGTGGATCAGACTACTCAAAGATCGCAGAACAGCTGGGGGAGGGAGATGAAG TGATACAGAAGTTTGACTATGTGTTTGCTGAGAATGGCACGGTGCAGTACAAAGATGGGAAGCTCCTTTCCAAACAGGTGGGTGTGACTGAG GCCATCCAGAACCAGATAGGAGAGGAACTACTGCAGGACCTCATTAACTTCTGTCTCAGTTACATGGGGCTGATCAAGCTGCCCAAGAAAAG GGGCACCTTTATCGAATTCCGCAACGGAATGCTGAACATCTCCCCCATTGGCCGGAGCTGCACACTTGAGGAGCGAATCGAATTCTCTGAAATTGACAAG GTGGTCTCATCAGTTTTGACGTGTTCCCTGAAGGCTGGGACAAGAGGCTCTGTCTGGACGTGCTGGAGGGGGAGGGCCTGGACGCTATCTACTTCTTTGGCAACGAGACATCGTCT GGGGGAAACGACTATGAGATCTTCAACGACCCGCGCACCATTGGTTTTACAGTATACTCACCAGAGGACACAGCCAGGCACTGTCGAGAGATTTTCTTCAAAGCTCCCACCAATGAGTCGTGATAAATCGTGCAGCAGGCACTCTCACAGTCAGCTTCCCCTGGGCTCCCCCTGTTGTTGTGGGCAGTTACTAAGAGCACCTGAAGGAGAAGAGGTGGAAATGGGAGGTAAACCACTACAGATTTGTAATCAATGCATTGTTGTTATATAA
- the LOC139565293 gene encoding phosphomannomutase 1-like isoform X2 has translation MDESNGSSKRTILCLFDVDGTLTPPREKIDPKLDEFFQSLRRKVKIGIVGGSDYSKIAEQLGEGDEVIQKFDYVFAENGTVQYKDGKLLSKQAIQNQIGEELLQDLINFCLSYMGLIKLPKKRGTFIEFRNGMLNISPIGRSCTLEERIEFSEIDKVVSSVLTCSLKAGTRGSVWTCWRGRAWTLSTSLATRHRLGETTMRSSTTRAPLVLQYTHQRTQPGTVERFSSKLPPMSRDKSCSRHSHSQLPLGSPCCCGQLLRAPEGEEVEMGGKPLQICNQCIVVI, from the exons ATGGATGAATCAAATGGTTCTTCAAAAAGGACTATTCTGTGTTTATTTGACGTGGACGGCACTCTTACCCCACCGAGAGAG AAAATTGACCCTAAGCTGGATGAGTTTTTCCAGTCTCTGCGCAGGAAAGTGAAGATCGGCATAGTGGGTGGATCAGACTACTCAAAGATCGCAGAACAGCTGGGGGAGGGAGATGAAG TGATACAGAAGTTTGACTATGTGTTTGCTGAGAATGGCACGGTGCAGTACAAAGATGGGAAGCTCCTTTCCAAACAG GCCATCCAGAACCAGATAGGAGAGGAACTACTGCAGGACCTCATTAACTTCTGTCTCAGTTACATGGGGCTGATCAAGCTGCCCAAGAAAAG GGGCACCTTTATCGAATTCCGCAACGGAATGCTGAACATCTCCCCCATTGGCCGGAGCTGCACACTTGAGGAGCGAATCGAATTCTCTGAAATTGACAAG GTGGTCTCATCAGTTTTGACGTGTTCCCTGAAGGCTGGGACAAGAGGCTCTGTCTGGACGTGCTGGAGGGGGAGGGCCTGGACGCTATCTACTTCTTTGGCAACGAGACATCGTCT GGGGGAAACGACTATGAGATCTTCAACGACCCGCGCACCATTGGTTTTACAGTATACTCACCAGAGGACACAGCCAGGCACTGTCGAGAGATTTTCTTCAAAGCTCCCACCAATGAGTCGTGATAAATCGTGCAGCAGGCACTCTCACAGTCAGCTTCCCCTGGGCTCCCCCTGTTGTTGTGGGCAGTTACTAAGAGCACCTGAAGGAGAAGAGGTGGAAATGGGAGGTAAACCACTACAGATTTGTAATCAATGCATTGTTGTTATATAA
- the LOC139565293 gene encoding phosphomannomutase 1-like isoform X3: MDESNGSSKRTILCLFDVDGTLTPPREKIDPKLDEFFQSLRRKVKIGIVGGSDYSKIAEQLGEGDEVIQKFDYVFAENGTVQYKDGKLLSKQVGVTEAIQNQIGEELLQDLINFCLSYMGLIKLPKKRGTFIEFRNGMLNISPIGRSCTLEERIEFSEIDKREKIREKFVAALQEEFAGKGLRFTRGGLISFDVFPEGWDKRLCLDVLEGEGLDAIYFFGNETSSGGNDYEIFNDPRTIGFTVYSPEDTARHCREIFFKAPTNES, from the exons ATGGATGAATCAAATGGTTCTTCAAAAAGGACTATTCTGTGTTTATTTGACGTGGACGGCACTCTTACCCCACCGAGAGAG AAAATTGACCCTAAGCTGGATGAGTTTTTCCAGTCTCTGCGCAGGAAAGTGAAGATCGGCATAGTGGGTGGATCAGACTACTCAAAGATCGCAGAACAGCTGGGGGAGGGAGATGAAG TGATACAGAAGTTTGACTATGTGTTTGCTGAGAATGGCACGGTGCAGTACAAAGATGGGAAGCTCCTTTCCAAACAGGTGGGTGTGACTGAG GCCATCCAGAACCAGATAGGAGAGGAACTACTGCAGGACCTCATTAACTTCTGTCTCAGTTACATGGGGCTGATCAAGCTGCCCAAGAAAAG GGGCACCTTTATCGAATTCCGCAACGGAATGCTGAACATCTCCCCCATTGGCCGGAGCTGCACACTTGAGGAGCGAATCGAATTCTCTGAAATTGACAAG agagagaaaatccGGGAGAAGTTTGTTGCGGCCCTGCAGGAGGAGTTTGCTGGGAAGGGTCTACGATTTACTAGAG GTGGTCTCATCAGTTTTGACGTGTTCCCTGAAGGCTGGGACAAGAGGCTCTGTCTGGACGTGCTGGAGGGGGAGGGCCTGGACGCTATCTACTTCTTTGGCAACGAGACATCGTCT GGGGGAAACGACTATGAGATCTTCAACGACCCGCGCACCATTGGTTTTACAGTATACTCACCAGAGGACACAGCCAGGCACTGTCGAGAGATTTTCTTCAAAGCTCCCACCAATGAGTCGTGA